From the Equus przewalskii isolate Varuska chromosome 19, EquPr2, whole genome shotgun sequence genome, one window contains:
- the ZNF184 gene encoding zinc finger protein 184: protein MEDLSSPESAVLQGRHTLLPSASFQESVTFKDVIVDFTQEEWKQLDPVQRDLFRDVTLENYTHLVSIGLQVSKPDVISQLEQGTEPWIMEPSISVDWETRPENSISVPELDISEEQPSRVVVVEQQKKDDPCSSNFLESWESESSLERQQANQQPLPREIKITEKTIPTWERGPVNNDFEKSVNVTLNLVTQQEISPKETSTKTSVKQNLNPVKKEKSCKCNECGKAFSYCSALIRHQRTHTGEKPYKCNECEKAFSRSENLINHQRIHTGDKPYKCDQCGKGFIEGPSLTQHQRIHTGEKPYKCDECGKAFSQRTHLVQHQRIHTGEKPYTCNECGKAFSQRGHFMEHQKIHTGEKPFKCDECDKTFTRSTHLTQHQKIHTGEKTYKCNECGKAFNGPSTFIRHHMIHTGEKPYECNECGKAFSQHSNLTQHQKTHTGEKPYDCAECGKSFSYWSSLAQHLKIHTGEKPYKCNECGKAFSYCSSLTQHRRIHTREKPFECNECGKAFSYLSNLNQHQKTHTQEKAYECKECGKAFIRSSSLAKHERIHTGEKPYQCHECGKTFSYGSSLIQHRKIHTGERPYKCNECGRAFNQNIHLTQHKRIHTGAKPYECAECGKAFRHCSSLAQHQKTHTEEKPYQCNKCEKAFSQSSHLTQHQRIHTGEKPYKCNDCDKAFSRSTHLTEHQNTHSGEKPYNCNECRKTFSQSTYLTQHQRIHSGEKPFGCNDCGKAFRYRSALNKHQRLHPGI from the exons ATGGAAG ATCTGTCCTCTCCAGAGTCTGCCGTTCTCCAAGGGAGACATACTCTACTCCCGTCAGCCAGTTTTCAG GAATCAGTGACCTTCAAGGATGTGATAGTGGACTTTACCCAGGAAGAATGGAAACAGCTAGATCCTGTGCAGAGAGATTTGTTCCGGGATGTGACATTGGAAAATTATACACACCTGGTCTCTATAG GACTCCAAGTTTCCAAACCTGATGTGATTTCCCAGTTAGAGCAAGGGACAGAGCCATGGATCATGGAGCCCAGCATTTCAGTAG actGGGAGACAAGACCAGAAAATAGCATATCAGTCCCAGAGCTGGACATTTCTGAAGAACAGCCATCTCGGGTGGTAGTAGTGGAACAACAGAAAAAGGATGATCCTTGCAGTTCCAACTTCTTAGAAAGTTGGGAATCTGAAAGCAGTCTAGAGAGGCAGCAGGCAAACCAACAGCCActgccaagagaaataaaaataactgaaaagacaATACCCACTTGGGAGAGAGGCCCTGTAAATAATGACTTTGAAAAAAGCGTCAATGTGACTTTAAACCTTGTAACACAACAAGAAATATCTCCAAAAGAGACGTCTACTAAAACAAGTGTCAAACAGAATTTAAATCcagttaaaaaagagaaatcttgtaagtgtaatgaatgtgggaaagcttttagtTATTGTTCAGCTCTTATTCGCCATCAGAGAAcacatactggagaaaaaccctacAAATGCAATGAATGTGAAAAAGCCTTCAGCCGGAGTGAAAACCTTATAAACcatcaaagaattcatactggagataAACCATATAAATGTGATCAATGTGGAAAAGGCTTCATTGAGGGTCCATCTCTTACTCAAcatcaaagaattcatactggagaaaaaccctataaatgtgatgaatgtgggaaagcctttagtcAGAGGACCCATCTTGTTcagcatcagagaattcatactggtgagaaaccatATACTTGTAACGAGTGTGGAAAAGCCTTTAGCCAGAGAGGCCACTTTATGgaacatcagaaaattcatacAGGAGAAAAACCTTTTAAATGTGATGAATGTGATAAAACCTTTACCAGGAGCACACATCTTACTCAACATCAaaaaattcatactggagagaaaacttataaatgtaatgaatgtgggaaggccttcaatGGGCCCTCAACATTTATCCGTCATCATATGATTCATACTGGTGAAAAACCATAtgaatgcaatgaatgtgggaaagccttcagtcagCACTCAAACCTCACTCAACATCAGAAGACACATACTGGGGAGAAACCTTATGATTGTGCCGAATGTGGAAAATCCTTTAGTTACTGGTCATCCCTTGCTCAACATCTGaaaattcatactggagaaaaaccttacaaatgcaatgaatgtggaaaagcctttagtTACTGCTCATCCCTTACTCAACATCGGAGAATTCACACCAGAGAAAAGCCATTTGAATGCAATGAATGTGGAAAGGCTTTCAGTTATCTCTCAAACCTTAATCAACATCAGAAGACTCATACCCAAGAGAAAGCCTATGagtgtaaagaatgtgggaaagcctttattagGAGTTCATCTCTTGCtaaacatgaaagaattcatactggcGAGAAACCCTATCAGTGTCATGAATGTGGAAAAACCTTTAGTTATGGCTCTTCTCTTATTCAGCATAGGAAAATACATACTGGAGAAAGACCTTACaagtgtaatgaatgtgggagaGCCTTCAACCAGAACATACACCTTACACAACACAAGAGAATTCACACAGGAGCAAAGCCTTATGAGTGTGCTGAGTGTGGCAAAGCCTTTCGACATTGTTCATCTCTTGCTCAACATCAAAAAactcacacagaagaaaaacCCTACCAGTGTAATAAATGTGAAAAGGCTTTCAGCCAGAGCTCCCATCTGACTCAGCATCAGCgtattcacactggagagaagccctataaGTGCAATGATTGTGACAAAGCCTTTAGCCGGAGCACTCATCTGACTGAACATCAGAATACTCAttctggagagaaaccttataacTGTAATGAATGCAGGAAGACTTTCAGCCAGAGCACTTACCTTACTCAGCATCAGAGAATTCATTCAGGAGAGAAACCTTTTGGATGTAATGATTGTGGAAAAGCCTTCAGATATCGTTCTGCTCTCAACAAGCATCAGAGACTACACCCTGGTATATGA